A DNA window from Moorella thermoacetica contains the following coding sequences:
- a CDS encoding molybdopterin-dependent oxidoreductase, which yields MKDKNEKQGFKLSRRQFLKASAATAVLAGTAGATRYFIPKAGAENTSPLKEVKYVRTTCSPNCTLACGIRAMVVDGQIKALLPSNDYPEPEYGPRGCLRGLSFINLIYGPDRIKKPLIRTGERGAGEFREVSWEEALDYTAKRLKEIAAKYGPESIGFIFQVGGTGHVQKGAWIALATMAGWSLIHPYDQNGDLPMFWPQTFGVQTEELEPLEWLNSRYTAIFGSNIMVTRLIDADFLIKARNNGTKVVVFDPNYSPTAAKADEWVQLKPSSDAALALGMVRVIIEEKLYDEAFIKTYSDMPLLVRLDNGRRLKADEVKGLARPDGLPPYREAFVAYNGKLLAVHPEKLELPPDVILEGEIEVELKDGRLVRVKPVFQLLKEHLASYTPAYVEQETGVPGDTVVRLAREMATTKPLHVIYGASNYQWYHGDLKGRALALLPVLTGNIGKPGAGISTYAGQYKIRFNVKEWWFPGSPRWLPWLYILHGPTPGMKARWPKNGVKALIFGWGNPFDQHNMADRLRQMAIKGELEFIAGLDFSLTTSCRYSDVVFPAATWYEKTELVTTPLHPYMQLQQPAIRPLYEARSELWMAKELAKRLDPGFAKHFFPELDENTAAEKAVELLLATGGPPVAGITLEQLKKGPVRLKSEVPGNRQIPFYEQVQFKKPFPPVSRPAAIEATAQFVKSGRIEFYKDEDAFIALGETLPVHKPPFEDSEYALNPEIKGKYQFAYITRNSLYRVHSTHSNNLWMNELQDNKPKVFLNPQDAAAKGIKEGDLVEVYNDRGRVRGYAALDPGLGRKIVVFEQGWWSRYLNGDSYNSLTYPFIKPTHEVYFVPGIWAPNTAWNEALCDVRKAGEV from the coding sequence ATGAAGGATAAAAATGAAAAGCAAGGATTTAAGCTGAGCCGGCGCCAGTTTTTAAAGGCATCGGCGGCGACGGCCGTCCTCGCGGGTACGGCGGGGGCTACGCGATATTTTATCCCGAAAGCCGGGGCAGAGAATACGTCCCCGTTAAAAGAAGTTAAATACGTGCGCACCACCTGTTCACCCAACTGTACCCTGGCCTGTGGTATCAGGGCCATGGTGGTGGATGGGCAGATTAAGGCCCTTTTACCGTCCAACGACTACCCCGAGCCCGAATATGGGCCCAGGGGATGCCTGCGGGGGCTCTCCTTTATCAACCTAATCTACGGTCCTGACCGTATAAAAAAACCATTAATCCGGACCGGGGAACGCGGTGCGGGGGAGTTCCGGGAGGTCTCCTGGGAAGAGGCCCTGGACTATACGGCAAAACGCCTGAAGGAGATTGCCGCCAAATACGGGCCGGAATCCATCGGCTTTATTTTCCAGGTCGGCGGGACCGGTCACGTCCAAAAGGGGGCCTGGATTGCCCTGGCTACGATGGCGGGGTGGAGCCTGATCCACCCTTACGACCAGAACGGCGACCTGCCCATGTTCTGGCCCCAGACCTTCGGCGTCCAGACGGAAGAGCTGGAACCCCTGGAATGGCTTAATTCCCGCTATACAGCCATCTTTGGTTCCAACATCATGGTTACCCGGCTTATTGATGCCGACTTCCTGATCAAAGCCAGGAATAATGGAACTAAGGTGGTTGTTTTTGACCCCAACTACAGCCCGACGGCCGCCAAGGCCGACGAATGGGTCCAGCTTAAACCCAGCAGCGATGCGGCCCTTGCCCTGGGGATGGTCAGGGTAATCATTGAAGAAAAGCTCTATGACGAGGCATTCATCAAAACCTACAGCGATATGCCCCTTCTGGTTCGTCTTGATAACGGGCGGCGCCTGAAAGCGGATGAGGTTAAGGGCCTGGCCAGACCGGACGGACTACCGCCCTACCGGGAGGCCTTTGTCGCTTACAACGGGAAGTTACTGGCCGTGCACCCGGAAAAGCTGGAGCTTCCCCCGGATGTAATCCTGGAGGGAGAAATTGAAGTCGAATTAAAAGATGGCCGGCTGGTCAGGGTTAAACCGGTCTTCCAGCTGTTAAAAGAACATTTAGCCAGCTATACACCGGCCTATGTAGAGCAGGAGACTGGTGTTCCCGGGGATACGGTGGTCCGCCTGGCCCGGGAGATGGCGACAACGAAACCGCTCCATGTCATCTATGGTGCCAGCAACTACCAGTGGTATCACGGCGACTTGAAGGGCCGCGCCCTGGCCCTGTTGCCGGTGCTGACCGGCAATATCGGCAAGCCGGGTGCGGGTATTTCCACCTATGCCGGCCAGTACAAGATCCGGTTCAATGTCAAAGAATGGTGGTTCCCCGGGTCGCCCAGATGGCTTCCCTGGCTTTATATCCTCCATGGCCCGACCCCCGGTATGAAAGCCAGGTGGCCCAAGAACGGGGTCAAAGCCCTGATCTTTGGCTGGGGCAACCCCTTCGACCAGCATAATATGGCCGACCGCCTGCGGCAGATGGCAATAAAGGGCGAACTGGAATTCATCGCCGGCCTGGATTTTTCCCTGACCACCAGCTGCCGTTACAGCGATGTCGTTTTCCCGGCCGCCACCTGGTATGAAAAGACCGAACTGGTAACCACTCCTTTGCACCCCTACATGCAGCTGCAGCAGCCGGCTATCAGGCCTCTTTATGAAGCCAGGTCCGAACTCTGGATGGCCAAGGAACTGGCTAAGAGGCTCGACCCCGGGTTTGCAAAACACTTTTTCCCCGAGCTGGATGAGAACACGGCGGCGGAAAAAGCGGTTGAGCTACTCCTTGCCACCGGCGGCCCGCCGGTGGCCGGGATCACCCTGGAGCAGCTGAAAAAGGGGCCGGTGCGGCTGAAATCGGAGGTGCCGGGAAATCGCCAGATTCCCTTTTACGAACAGGTACAGTTTAAAAAGCCCTTCCCGCCCGTCAGCCGGCCGGCGGCAATTGAAGCTACGGCTCAATTTGTTAAAAGCGGCAGGATCGAGTTTTACAAAGATGAAGACGCCTTTATCGCCCTTGGCGAAACTTTGCCCGTGCACAAGCCGCCCTTTGAGGATAGCGAGTATGCCTTGAATCCTGAAATTAAAGGCAAGTACCAGTTTGCCTATATCACCCGAAATTCCCTTTACCGGGTCCATTCGACCCATTCCAATAACCTCTGGATGAACGAGCTGCAGGATAATAAGCCGAAGGTCTTCTTGAACCCCCAGGACGCTGCCGCAAAGGGTATTAAAGAAGGCGACCTGGTCGAAGTTTACAATGACCGCGGCCGGGTGCGGGGTTATGCCGCCCTGGACCCGGGCCTGGGGAGAAAAATAGTCGTTTTTGAGCAAGGCTGGTGGAGCCGCTATCTTAACGGTGATTCTTATAACTCCCTGACCTATCCTTTTATCAAGCCCACCCATGAGGTCTACTTCGTACCGGGGATATGGGCCCCCAATACAGCCTGGAACGAGGCCCTCTGCGATGTAAGAAAGGCAGGTGAGGTATAG
- a CDS encoding molybdopterin oxidoreductase family protein, whose amino-acid sequence MAELEEGIVSLFQDRKGTAVDRWVATTCGYCGTGCGLYLGIKDDRAVAVKADTEAAVNKGHLCLKGLYEWKTLHHPERAKVPLCRRGREMHPVTWEKALEETAERLRQALAAGGPEAVGIYHGGQLTLEEYYAIHKLAKGVLGTPNIDANTRLCMASTVSGYTRSFGVDAPPGCYEDLDVSRLVFIFGANPAEMHPQLWQRILRNRKLNGARIMVADPRLTLPARVADLRLRLRCGSNIPLLYGLINILIKEDMLDRDFIRRATAGFEDLARAAAAFPPERVADLTGVPAADIVAAARLFGRSPSAVTVFCQGVNQTSQAVDAVTLINSLHLITGKIGRPGSAPFSLTGQASALSMREIGGGGSLPGFRNPENPEHRRQVADYWGIPEERLPRRVNDINRMLELIDTGRLKVLWVIGTNPAVSLPDLGFSRRQLEKVFLIVQDIFYPMETAAFADIFLPGAGWGEKTGVVTNSERRLNLVRRAVAPPGEARDDLAIVSSVARYLGAGGLFAWQGPENAFRELRELTRGRPNDMTGVDYALLEHLGGVQWPCPEGGRGTPRLYTDGVFPTRAEEAQGYGEFNHPEGRARLWAVPYAPPPEVPDGEFPFWLNTGRIIEHYHTRTRTKRIPELQALVPGAYVEINPHDAARLKISEGEVVRVVSRRGWIEVPARLTDVVAPGEVFVPFHFGDLDPGEGGRQQAANHLTGRNVDPLSGQPLAKTGACRIERQEAGSMGQEGQGENCSG is encoded by the coding sequence ATGGCGGAGTTAGAAGAGGGTATAGTCAGCCTTTTTCAGGACCGGAAAGGGACTGCCGTGGATCGCTGGGTGGCCACTACCTGCGGTTATTGCGGTACCGGTTGCGGCCTTTACCTGGGGATTAAAGACGACCGGGCGGTTGCTGTCAAAGCCGATACCGAGGCGGCGGTAAATAAGGGCCACCTGTGCCTCAAGGGCCTTTATGAGTGGAAAACCCTGCACCACCCGGAGCGGGCGAAGGTACCCCTTTGCCGCCGGGGTAGGGAAATGCATCCCGTGACCTGGGAAAAAGCCCTGGAGGAGACGGCGGAGCGTCTCCGGCAAGCCCTGGCAGCCGGCGGGCCGGAAGCCGTCGGCATTTACCACGGCGGCCAGCTGACCCTGGAGGAATACTACGCCATCCACAAGCTGGCTAAAGGCGTCCTGGGTACGCCCAATATCGATGCCAATACCCGCCTCTGCATGGCCTCCACAGTGAGCGGCTATACCCGCTCCTTTGGTGTTGACGCCCCGCCGGGGTGCTATGAAGACCTGGATGTGAGCCGGCTGGTATTTATCTTCGGGGCCAACCCGGCGGAGATGCACCCCCAGCTCTGGCAGCGGATTTTACGCAATCGCAAACTTAACGGGGCCAGAATCATGGTGGCCGACCCGCGCCTCACCCTGCCGGCCCGGGTGGCCGACCTCCGCCTGCGCCTGCGTTGCGGCAGCAACATCCCCCTGCTGTACGGCTTGATTAATATTTTGATTAAGGAAGACATGCTGGACCGGGACTTCATCCGGCGGGCCACGGCAGGCTTTGAGGATCTGGCCCGGGCCGCTGCCGCCTTCCCGCCGGAGCGGGTGGCCGATCTCACCGGCGTGCCGGCGGCGGATATTGTGGCCGCCGCCCGTCTCTTCGGCCGCTCCCCCAGCGCCGTGACTGTCTTCTGCCAGGGAGTCAACCAGACCAGCCAGGCGGTTGATGCGGTAACTCTAATCAACTCCCTGCACCTCATCACCGGCAAAATCGGCCGGCCGGGGTCGGCGCCCTTCTCCCTGACCGGCCAGGCCTCGGCCCTGAGCATGAGGGAGATTGGCGGCGGCGGTTCTTTGCCCGGTTTCCGCAACCCCGAGAATCCTGAACATCGCCGCCAGGTGGCAGATTATTGGGGTATCCCGGAAGAGCGGCTACCCCGGCGGGTCAATGATATCAACCGTATGCTGGAGCTGATTGATACCGGCAGGCTAAAAGTCCTGTGGGTCATCGGCACCAACCCCGCCGTCTCCCTGCCGGATCTGGGTTTCAGCCGCCGCCAGCTGGAGAAGGTCTTTTTGATTGTCCAGGATATCTTTTATCCTATGGAGACGGCGGCTTTCGCCGATATCTTCCTGCCCGGTGCCGGGTGGGGAGAAAAGACAGGGGTCGTTACCAACTCGGAACGGCGTCTGAACCTGGTCCGCCGGGCCGTGGCCCCGCCAGGAGAGGCGCGGGACGACCTGGCCATCGTCAGCAGTGTGGCGCGCTACCTGGGTGCAGGGGGCCTCTTTGCCTGGCAGGGGCCAGAGAATGCCTTCCGGGAATTGCGCGAGCTAACCCGCGGCCGGCCCAACGACATGACAGGGGTGGATTATGCCCTGCTGGAACACTTGGGGGGAGTACAGTGGCCCTGCCCGGAGGGCGGCCGGGGTACGCCCCGCCTTTATACTGACGGCGTCTTCCCTACCCGGGCGGAGGAGGCCCAGGGTTACGGGGAGTTTAATCACCCGGAGGGCAGGGCGCGCCTCTGGGCTGTTCCTTATGCACCGCCGCCGGAAGTACCTGACGGAGAATTTCCCTTCTGGCTCAACACCGGCCGGATTATTGAGCATTACCATACCCGTACCAGGACCAAGCGTATCCCTGAACTCCAGGCCCTGGTACCCGGGGCCTATGTGGAAATTAACCCGCACGATGCGGCACGTTTAAAAATATCTGAGGGCGAGGTGGTACGGGTGGTCTCCCGCCGGGGCTGGATTGAGGTGCCGGCCAGGCTTACAGATGTGGTAGCACCGGGGGAGGTTTTTGTCCCCTTCCATTTTGGCGACCTGGACCCGGGTGAGGGGGGCCGGCAGCAGGCGGCCAACCACCTCACCGGCCGGAACGTCGACCCCCTTTCCGGCCAGCCCCTGGCCAAGACCGGGGCCTGCCGTATTGAGAGGCAGGAAGCAGGAAGCATGGGGCAGGAAGGCCAGGGTGAAAACTGTAGTGGCTAA
- a CDS encoding sigma-54-dependent Fis family transcriptional regulator produces the protein MKEHLDFWGAILAARRQGMIYVDAGGLIKVANSLATAILGLDGCDLRGRRLTEVFPETRLAEVLTRKGPLLGTSFTAGSRIYRVDYFPDDGGGVVLLFSDEQPETNSLKALNELYASLLDDFPLYLVVVDGRGVVVAINHLYASLLGAKAGALIGREVKDILPFTSLPEVLSSGMAVAGREVAFRGKKLLLSEVPVKDGAGHLLGGVGKALDLEDLAAAGFSDLARRLQVLEGKVLFYQQELQSIQGDQDAWQGILGVSPAMVRLKKMAARVARGEANVLITGESGTGKELLAQAIHRASPRRNEPLIKINCAAIPENLLEAELFGYEEGAFTGAARGGKPGKFELADGGTIFLDEVGDLPLSMQPKLLRVLQERAFERVGGRRTIKVDVRIIAATNQDLLALEAAGKFRLDLYYRLAVVTLTVPPLRERPGDLEILVAAIIRRLNARYHQTVRGLDPEVQRLFSRYSWPGNVRELENVLEHAFNFLDPGEEIITLKHLPATMQRTIGGGGGLKLKSAVATAEREVILKALAAAGGNKQEAARLLGIHPSGLYQKLKRYDIN, from the coding sequence GTGAAGGAGCATCTGGACTTCTGGGGGGCAATTCTCGCCGCCCGGCGGCAGGGGATGATTTATGTTGACGCCGGGGGCCTTATTAAGGTGGCCAATTCCCTGGCGACCGCCATCCTGGGATTGGACGGCTGTGATCTCAGGGGCCGCCGCCTGACGGAAGTCTTTCCTGAGACCCGCCTGGCCGAGGTCCTGACCCGTAAGGGCCCTCTCCTTGGGACCAGCTTTACCGCCGGCAGTAGAATCTATCGGGTCGATTATTTCCCCGACGATGGGGGAGGTGTCGTCCTTCTTTTCAGTGACGAGCAGCCTGAGACGAATTCCCTCAAAGCCCTTAACGAACTCTACGCCTCCCTCCTTGACGATTTTCCTCTATACCTGGTGGTCGTCGACGGCCGGGGGGTGGTGGTCGCCATTAACCATTTATATGCCAGCCTCCTGGGTGCAAAGGCCGGTGCCCTGATCGGCCGGGAAGTAAAGGATATTTTGCCCTTTACCTCCTTGCCGGAGGTCCTATCTTCGGGGATGGCGGTAGCCGGCCGGGAAGTGGCCTTCCGGGGCAAAAAATTGCTATTATCGGAAGTGCCGGTTAAAGATGGGGCCGGGCATCTCCTGGGAGGAGTCGGTAAGGCCCTGGATCTCGAGGACCTGGCAGCCGCCGGTTTCAGCGACCTCGCCCGCCGCCTGCAGGTCCTGGAGGGCAAGGTTCTTTTCTACCAGCAGGAACTCCAGTCAATCCAGGGCGACCAGGACGCCTGGCAGGGCATCCTGGGGGTGAGCCCGGCTATGGTCCGGCTAAAAAAAATGGCGGCCCGGGTAGCCCGCGGCGAGGCTAACGTTTTGATTACCGGCGAGAGCGGTACCGGGAAGGAACTGCTGGCCCAGGCCATCCACCGGGCCAGTCCTCGCCGGAATGAACCATTGATCAAGATCAACTGTGCCGCCATCCCGGAAAACCTGCTGGAGGCCGAACTCTTCGGCTACGAAGAGGGGGCCTTTACCGGCGCCGCCCGGGGCGGCAAACCGGGCAAGTTTGAACTGGCTGACGGCGGTACCATCTTCCTGGATGAAGTCGGCGACCTGCCCCTCAGTATGCAGCCCAAGCTCCTGCGGGTCCTGCAGGAAAGGGCCTTTGAACGGGTCGGGGGACGCCGGACCATCAAGGTTGATGTAAGGATTATTGCTGCCACCAACCAGGATCTCCTGGCCCTGGAGGCGGCCGGCAAATTTCGCCTTGACCTTTACTACCGCCTGGCGGTGGTTACCCTGACGGTACCACCCTTAAGGGAACGGCCGGGGGACCTCGAAATACTGGTGGCGGCCATTATCCGGCGTTTAAATGCACGCTACCACCAGACGGTCCGGGGCCTGGATCCGGAGGTACAGCGGCTTTTTTCCCGCTATAGCTGGCCGGGGAATGTCCGGGAGCTGGAAAATGTCCTGGAGCATGCCTTTAATTTCCTGGATCCGGGGGAAGAAATAATTACCTTGAAGCATCTCCCGGCCACCATGCAAAGGACGATTGGTGGCGGGGGTGGCCTGAAGCTGAAGAGTGCTGTCGCTACGGCGGAAAGGGAAGTTATCTTAAAGGCCCTCGCGGCCGCTGGTGGAAACAAACAGGAAGCGGCCCGTCTCCTGGGTATTCACCCCTCCGGCCTTTATCAAAAGCTCAAGCGTTATGATATCAATTAG
- a CDS encoding iron-containing alcohol dehydrogenase: MWETKININEVREIRAKTTVYFGVGAIKKIDDIAREFKEKGYDRIIVITGKGAYKATGAWEYIVPALNKNQITYIHYDQVTPNPTVDQVDEATKQAREFGARAVLAIGGGSPIDAAKSVAVLLSYPDKNARQLYQLEFTPVKAAPIIAINLTHGTGTEADRFAVVSIPEKAYKPAIAYDCIYPLYSIDDPALMVKLPSDQTAYVSVDALNHVVEAATSKVASPYTIILAKETVRLIARYLPQALSHPADLTARYYLLYASLIAGIAFDNGLLHFTHALEHPLSAVKPELAHGLGLGMLLPAVVKQIYPATPEVLAEILEPIVPDLKGVPGEAEKAASGVAKWLAGAGITMKLKDAGFQAEDIARLTDLAFTTPSLELLLSMAPVTADRERVKAIYQDAF, from the coding sequence ATGTGGGAAACAAAAATAAACATCAACGAAGTCCGGGAAATCCGGGCTAAAACAACCGTCTACTTTGGAGTTGGAGCTATTAAAAAGATTGACGACATAGCCAGGGAATTTAAGGAAAAGGGATACGATAGGATCATCGTAATAACCGGCAAGGGGGCTTATAAAGCCACCGGCGCGTGGGAATATATAGTTCCGGCCTTAAATAAAAACCAGATAACCTATATCCATTACGACCAGGTGACGCCCAACCCGACGGTAGACCAGGTTGACGAGGCAACCAAACAAGCCCGGGAATTCGGTGCCCGAGCCGTCCTGGCCATCGGCGGGGGTAGCCCCATTGATGCCGCTAAAAGCGTAGCCGTCTTGCTCTCCTACCCCGACAAAAATGCCCGACAGCTCTACCAGTTAGAATTTACACCTGTTAAGGCCGCACCTATCATCGCTATTAATCTTACCCATGGTACGGGGACGGAAGCCGATCGCTTTGCCGTTGTCAGCATCCCTGAAAAGGCATATAAACCCGCTATTGCCTATGATTGCATTTACCCCTTATATTCAATTGACGACCCGGCCCTCATGGTAAAACTGCCGTCCGACCAGACAGCTTATGTCTCTGTTGATGCCCTCAACCATGTCGTCGAAGCAGCCACCAGCAAAGTAGCCAGCCCCTATACTATTATCCTGGCCAAGGAAACGGTACGGCTCATCGCCCGATACCTGCCCCAGGCCCTGTCCCATCCGGCGGATTTGACGGCCAGGTATTATCTCCTCTATGCTTCCCTGATTGCCGGAATAGCCTTTGACAACGGTTTGCTCCACTTCACCCACGCCCTGGAACACCCCCTGAGCGCCGTCAAACCGGAGCTCGCCCACGGTCTGGGGCTGGGTATGCTGCTGCCGGCCGTAGTCAAGCAGATTTACCCGGCAACCCCGGAGGTACTGGCGGAGATACTGGAGCCCATTGTTCCCGATCTCAAAGGCGTTCCCGGTGAAGCAGAAAAGGCTGCCAGCGGGGTGGCAAAATGGCTTGCCGGAGCCGGTATTACCATGAAGCTAAAAGATGCGGGCTTTCAAGCGGAAGATATCGCCAGGTTAACTGACCTGGCCTTTACCACCCCGAGTCTCGAGCTTCTCCTGAGTATGGCCCCGGTAACGGCCGACAGGGAAAGGGTTAAGGCAATTTACCAGGACGCCTTTTAA
- the rlmD gene encoding 23S rRNA (uracil(1939)-C(5))-methyltransferase RlmD, with amino-acid sequence MDSAITIIGLNHEGAGIGHLQDGRVIFVPGALPGEQVLVEVVSVKRNYARGRLVEVVEASPDRVLPPCPEAASCGGCDLQHLDYRAQLHWKRRLVIDALQRLGHLRDIPVLPVLGMANPWGYRNKVRLHVRRGRLGFYRPGSHELAPFSCCPLLPPGLLKAARAIVRLLPELPPGLQHVTLRQGLATGELLVVLEALPGWQGDRELAEKLAGRFPELVGVVSLAGGGRSRSGPKDFAGEPALECSGWVKTGGKEARRARYQEGFVPRRLGGRPFTLYGRDYLEERLGDLRFYISATTFFQVNSAQAEVLYNKAATFAGLQGGEEVLDAYCGSGAIALWLSRQAGRVEGVEVVPEAIVDARRNSILNNLANVHFRTGAAEAVLPRLAGKGYRPEVIILDPPRAGCDRRVLAAVATMEPRRVVYISCNPSTLARDLAHLREAGFKPGPVQPVDMFPHTHHVECCCFLVKERNNSR; translated from the coding sequence GTGGACTCGGCTATTACCATTATCGGGTTAAACCATGAAGGCGCCGGGATCGGTCATCTGCAGGACGGACGGGTTATCTTTGTGCCCGGAGCCCTGCCGGGGGAACAGGTCCTGGTGGAAGTAGTCAGCGTTAAAAGGAATTACGCCAGGGGTCGGCTGGTAGAGGTCGTAGAGGCGTCGCCGGACCGGGTGTTGCCCCCCTGCCCGGAAGCGGCCTCCTGTGGCGGGTGCGATCTGCAACACCTGGACTATCGGGCCCAGTTGCATTGGAAGCGTCGTCTGGTAATCGATGCCTTGCAACGCCTGGGACATCTGAGGGATATCCCGGTGCTACCCGTTCTGGGTATGGCTAATCCCTGGGGTTACCGCAACAAGGTGCGGCTGCATGTCCGCCGGGGGCGGCTGGGCTTTTACCGCCCGGGAAGCCACGAGTTAGCACCCTTCTCCTGCTGTCCATTGTTACCCCCCGGCCTTCTGAAGGCGGCCCGGGCGATCGTGCGGTTGCTGCCGGAACTGCCACCCGGCCTGCAGCATGTAACCCTGCGCCAGGGCCTGGCTACCGGGGAACTGCTGGTTGTCCTGGAGGCTTTACCTGGATGGCAGGGCGATAGGGAACTGGCGGAGAAACTGGCCGGCAGATTCCCGGAACTGGTGGGGGTTGTATCCCTGGCTGGCGGCGGCAGGAGCAGGAGCGGTCCAAAGGATTTTGCCGGGGAGCCTGCTTTAGAGTGCAGCGGCTGGGTAAAAACAGGCGGGAAAGAAGCAAGGCGGGCCCGGTACCAGGAAGGATTCGTGCCCCGCAGGCTAGGTGGCCGGCCCTTCACCCTCTATGGCCGTGATTACCTGGAGGAACGCCTTGGTGACCTCCGCTTCTATATATCAGCCACGACCTTTTTCCAGGTTAATTCGGCCCAGGCGGAAGTCCTCTATAACAAGGCGGCAACCTTTGCCGGCCTGCAGGGCGGGGAAGAGGTTCTGGACGCCTACTGCGGCAGCGGTGCCATTGCCCTGTGGCTCAGCCGCCAGGCCGGGCGGGTGGAGGGGGTGGAAGTAGTCCCGGAGGCCATTGTTGACGCCCGGCGCAATTCAATTTTAAACAACCTGGCCAATGTCCACTTTCGTACCGGCGCTGCCGAGGCGGTCCTGCCCCGCCTGGCAGGAAAGGGTTACCGGCCGGAGGTAATTATCCTGGATCCGCCCCGGGCCGGATGCGACCGCCGGGTGCTGGCGGCCGTGGCGACTATGGAACCCCGGCGGGTGGTCTACATCTCCTGCAACCCGTCAACTTTAGCCCGCGACCTGGCACACTTACGGGAAGCTGGCTTTAAGCCCGGCCCGGTGCAGCCGGTGGACATGTTCCCCCATACCCACCATGTGGAGTGTTGCTGCTTTCTTGTAAAGGAGAGAAATAACAGCCGCTGA
- a CDS encoding CPBP family intramembrane glutamic endopeptidase, translated as MKHLEKENKLPWGLRDTLLVLLGLLVAGYGSGLVFRVSGWQLSLVYRYLLVGLAQAIAVLAGLHYFVRWKNGLGFSALGLKAEGAGRAFVAGLAGGLGLFFLVIITGALLQTMFPNPSPQPFADLVTNARGPADLVIPLFLGTVLAPLTEELYFRGFLFPALRDRYGLRAGLMGSGAIFALLHLDLWRFLPLALGGIGLAYLYDRTGNILASIIAHATWNTIMILLLYFALRWV; from the coding sequence GTGAAACATTTGGAAAAAGAAAACAAACTGCCATGGGGACTGAGGGATACCCTCCTGGTACTCCTGGGACTGTTGGTAGCCGGTTACGGCAGCGGACTGGTATTTCGCGTTTCTGGTTGGCAGCTTTCCCTGGTTTACCGTTACCTGCTGGTGGGCCTGGCCCAGGCTATCGCCGTACTGGCTGGCCTCCACTATTTCGTCCGCTGGAAAAACGGCCTGGGTTTTAGCGCCCTGGGTCTCAAGGCCGAAGGTGCCGGTCGGGCCTTTGTGGCTGGTCTGGCAGGAGGTCTTGGTTTATTTTTTCTGGTAATAATTACCGGAGCTCTGCTCCAGACTATGTTTCCCAACCCATCACCTCAGCCCTTTGCCGACCTGGTGACTAACGCCAGGGGGCCGGCCGACCTTGTTATTCCCTTATTCCTGGGAACGGTCCTGGCCCCCCTCACAGAGGAACTATATTTCCGGGGATTTCTCTTCCCGGCCCTGAGGGACCGTTACGGTTTGCGGGCCGGTCTGATGGGGAGCGGGGCCATTTTTGCTCTCCTGCACCTGGATCTCTGGCGTTTCCTGCCCCTGGCTCTGGGCGGCATTGGCCTGGCCTACCTATATGATCGTACCGGCAATATCCTGGCTTCTATTATTGCCCATGCCACTTGGAATACGATTATGATTCTTCTCCTTTACTTTGCTCTACGGTGGGTTTAA
- a CDS encoding DUF4912 domain-containing protein — protein MDILSDEFKQSFSIIPPESGVYGMVTVVSVLILALLAGVFLWYWRRKGNSPVAKPLPAEAPPARDLPAKYGKDEIVLMVKDPYWLYAYWELSDAKKEELRRQFGPAAWENSRPLLRVYDLTDHPYDFLRAPFFEIAITDLADNWYIHTGKPCSTFCVDLGRLIPNYGFITLVRSNIVTTPADKPSSVIDPLWPPIEACWTAVERYEKGTGPSSLQLVKTQK, from the coding sequence GTGGATATACTAAGCGATGAATTTAAACAATCCTTTAGCATTATTCCACCAGAGAGCGGGGTTTATGGCATGGTCACTGTAGTTTCAGTGCTCATTCTGGCTTTACTGGCCGGGGTATTTCTCTGGTACTGGCGCCGCAAGGGTAACAGTCCGGTAGCTAAACCACTACCGGCGGAGGCACCGCCGGCACGGGATTTACCAGCAAAATACGGTAAAGACGAGATAGTCCTGATGGTCAAAGATCCTTACTGGCTCTATGCTTACTGGGAATTAAGCGACGCTAAAAAAGAAGAACTGCGCCGCCAGTTCGGCCCTGCCGCCTGGGAAAATTCCCGTCCCTTGCTCAGGGTTTATGACCTGACTGATCACCCCTATGATTTTCTCCGGGCGCCTTTTTTTGAGATCGCCATCACCGATCTGGCTGACAACTGGTATATCCATACAGGTAAACCTTGCAGCACCTTTTGTGTCGACCTGGGACGTCTAATTCCCAACTATGGCTTTATTACCCTGGTCCGGTCAAATATCGTCACCACCCCGGCCGATAAACCGAGCAGTGTCATCGATCCCCTGTGGCCCCCCATCGAAGCCTGCTGGACGGCGGTGGAGCGTTATGAAAAAGGCACGGGCCCAAGTTCCCTGCAGCTGGTTAAAACCCAGAAATAA